The Microtus ochrogaster isolate Prairie Vole_2 linkage group LG3, MicOch1.0, whole genome shotgun sequence genomic sequence ACAATTTAGGGTCCCCCATAGCTACTCATCCCACTCTATCAGGCACCTGATCTTCTAGAGCAACAGATTCagtgaggggaaggagaaggtggaggaaagaggagacagaattAGAGCGCCAGGATCCCTGCAGAACAGGAGTTTGGCACAGAGTGATCCCTTCCTCACCCCTGGCCAACGCAGGTGAGCGCTTGCAAGGCACTGCATCTTCGCAACAGCAGGTTAAAGATCAGGGCTTTTAATGCTTGCCTTCTCCCTTTCTGATGTTGTTCTAAGAACACCTTTCCCGATGTGATCGCTGACTTGGAGGACGTCCAGCTCCTGCCCAGAAAGCACCAACGAAATGGGAAACTGTGCAGTTGGTAATACttatcacaagaaaaaaaaaaaagcaagtaaatTGCTGTGCCCTTGCAAATGTGCCTGGCTATATCCAAAAGAGCAAACTTTCTTAAAGATGCAGCTTGAGTGGCAAGAGCTCTGGGGCCGACCCGTGGTCCAGCAGTGTCCCTACTCCAAGGACCTTCGCAGGCTGCTTGGGTCCCTCCAAGTGCAAGGCGCTCCCAACGTCTTCCTCAGACCCTGAAACCTGCCGGTGTCAGGCAGAACCCTCCTTGGAAAAGTCCAGACTCTAGATGACACTCAATGTCGAGGCAATCAAGCAGCTCCTTTTAAATAGCCCAAGATCTACATTTAGACAGAAACACATCCCAGTTCCCGGTAAATGCATTTCTGCTCATCCTGTCACTTGTGACAGGAACGGAGGGAAACAGACTgcgggagagggagacaggagaggcagaggaaggacgAGAGAGGGGGAGACTAGACGCGGGTGGAGACGTGAGGGAGGGGCGGAGACTGAAGACTGGGCCCGGAGGGGAcgggggaggggatgagagagcGAGAGGCGGAGGGGCCTGACGAATATCCGCGCCCCGGAGCAGCGCTCCGTGGTTCTAATTAAAGCGGCGCTCGGAACCCGGGGGACCCGCCTGACGTCGGCAGTCGAGGGGATAAGAAGCGCCCGAGGACAGTGGGACTCGGAGCAGCAGGGTCTGCACTGTCCCCGTAGGAGCCGTGCGTCCTGTGTCCCTGGGCTGGACAAGTGGAGCTGGAGCTCCTGAAGTAGTGTCGGAACTGGGGGGACCGAGGAGCGCGGCAGGCGTGGAACCTACGGGGTGGGCTCGGGTGCCCGAGGGCAACGTGGGACCCACTGTGTCGGCGCAGGTGCCCGAGGGCAGTGCGGCACCCACAGCTGGCAGGTGCCCTTGCCTCTCCAGTCCAGGGTGGCCCTCCTGCTCCGCAGCTCCAGACCCGATCCCGGGCTGCACCTGTGGCCTCCGATCTTGGAGAAGTGTCCAAGCCCCCGCGCGCGGTTCCCGCGGTGAAAGAAAGTTGTGCGGCGGCGCGGTCTCCGCGCGGACTCCGCTTGCGGGAAACTTGGACTCCGGCTGGTGGGGCGGCGGGTCCCAAGACCGACCCGCAACGCAGGCCACCGGGGCCATGCGCGTGTCAGGGCGCCCGCTGCTCCTTGTGCTGTTGCTGCTGAGCACGGTGGGGGACCGGGGACGCGCGCAGCCCCGGGGGCCTGCAGACCGGCAGACACTGCTGAGGTTGCTTGTTGAGCTGGTCCAGGAGCTGAAGAAATTCCACACTGGAGACAACAAGAGGCTGCAGCTTCTTGGCGAGACCGACTTTGCCCTGGGCCGCAGGGAGGCCACGGATTATGGGGCAGACCCAGAGGAGCAGAGAGTGGGTGAGTGTTACTCAGTGTAGACATGAAGGACGCAGAGTGGGTGAGAGCTCAGCAGTGTAGACCATAATACGAAATAAAGTAACGGAGGGTTCTGGCATCGTAGATGTGAAAGGCAGAAAGTGGTGAGTGTCTGGCAGTGTGGATCTATGAGGATAGAAAGAGTGTGGAAAAGGGAGCCCCAaccctgtgagtctgaggaccaGGTTAGACCACAAGGGACAGAAAGTTAGTGAGATTGAGCTGTGACCATATGGatcagtggggtgggggagtggatGAGGATACAGGCAGCGGAGACTACAAGAAATTGAAAGTGAGTATCTTAGCAGTATAGACCAGAGAGGGCAGAGTGGGTGACGGCTGAGCGCTTTGGTAGAGAGTGATTGAACAAGGTGGAGCAAAGGGGACTTGAAGGGATGAAGTCCTGGCAACGCAGACCTGATAGACAGAGACTGAGCGAAAGAGAGTCTTGGCAAGATGGACCCGAGAAACCAAGGATGCCTGAGAGTCCAGCAGTGTAGAccggaagaaaaaaagaaagagggaggtcCTGTCAGTGTGGGTCCTGGAAGAGTTCTAGCTACAACGTGAACTGAGGAGCAAAGAGTGGTTCTTGGCAGTGTGGACGAAAGGGCTACCTCCCATATCCGAAAGACACGTTGTATTAGTATTTCCttaaacagaattatttttttagaaacaCAGCTTTAAAGATgaatcaatttaaaattttttttttaactgagggATTTTTTTgcgtgtgttttgttttgattgtttctcaagaaaaaagaaactggcaGAAACAAGGGCGTGTGTGAGAGCCTCTACAATAACAATCCCAATCCCCTGCTAAAATGTGCTGGTGCCCAGTTCAGGACACTCTGCTCTTTCCAGCCCATCATCTCCAGCAGAGGGAAAATGGCCAGAGCTTCCCTGGTGGAGCGCTTCCCAGAGTGGCCCATGGGAACTTCTCAGGGAAGCATGCAAGCTTTTAATGCTTTCATGACACAATTAGGTCAAATATGATGGGGTCACTTTTGTGTGAACTGGCTCAAGGAAGGAGTACATGAAGAAAGGCCTTAGGGAGTAGTCCCCACCTCCCTCAAGAAGGACTCAGTGTCAGGCTCTCCCTTCAGCTATTAGGAAAGAGGAGAACAATATTTCTGGTAAAATAAAACGTGACATTACACAATCATAGAGAAGTTATTGGCCTCATGTGGGTTAGAGACTTAGAAAATGGTTTcagagtctgaaaaaaaaagcaaaaagaatagcCAAACTCGGGGTggggggaaacaaacaaacagggaacCATCGCTGGGGACCAGGTGCCAAGGACAATGAATTGGCGTGTAAAAACCCTTTCCTTAGGGGCCCTTCTTTGCCTTATAAACCAAGGTGATGTACATTTCCAGATGTTCATACCAGCCTCACTATCAGGTAATTGTAAAGAAATTTGACcattaaaaaattacttataatGTCTAGTgtttaataacataatttttgttttgttttaaaggttcaggcttgtttctagaatttttaaattctgcGAAATTTGATTTCAAAGTTCTTTAAAGTTGCATACAAGTGATTCATCCATTGGAACCTATccgaaataattttttttccaatcctATAATTTTAGGGCCTGTGACTCTTGTCATATCCAGGGAGAACAGACTGATAATGTTGGAGCTTTATGAGTGGTTAATACTGCTTGACAAAAATCATGTCCTGATCTAAGCGTCCACATGGTAGGATGTGCAGCTAGCCAGTGTTCTCCTGTTTTATCCAGGGCACTGTAGTGTGGATGATGCCATTCTCAAAAGCTTCCCCCCTGCTTACTTAGCATCACACTTAGTAGGTGCTTTGTTCGAGTAATACAATTTCTCACCCCTCGTAGAGATTGTTCCTCGAGATCTAAGGATGAAGGACAAGTTTCTGAAACATCTCACAGGTGTGTGTTCCCTTcgctcctctgccctccctgctcCTTTTTTGCCCTGAGTCTTCGtgactttcttcctctgtgttccaGGTCCTCTTTATTTCAGTCCGaagtgcagcaagcactttcacaGACTTTACCACAACACGCGAGACTGCACCATCCCTGCATGTAAGTGAGCATCCAGCAGGCAAATGGCGCTCCACTCTTCCTTTGCAGGGCAGCAGCTCTGCCTTTTGACAGGTGCGGGGGCCTGCGTGTCCCTGCCTGACTGGATTGGGGCAGGGTGCCTAGACATTGGAGCAGATGGTTTCAACTCTGCAACAACCAGTACCACTGGAAAGTATTTACCCCGTGATAGCCCGTCCAAACCCTTCCTTTCACTCACATTTTCATTGTGTTATGAATTCTGGCACAGAATCCATATTCTAGTTTATTGGCCACCACACAGGCTAGGTGAGAGATGCTCAGGTGTCTACCGGTGGTCAGAGTGTTGGGGTATAAAACAGTCTGGTTGGCCTGCAGTTTTC encodes the following:
- the Alkal2 gene encoding ALK and LTK ligand 2 — protein: MRVSGRPLLLVLLLLSTVGDRGRAQPRGPADRQTLLRLLVELVQELKKFHTGDNKRLQLLGETDFALGRREATDYGADPEEQRVEIVPRDLRMKDKFLKHLTGPLYFSPKCSKHFHRLYHNTRDCTIPAYYKRCARLLTRLAVSPMCMER